Genomic DNA from Leishmania donovani BPK282A1 complete genome, chromosome 32:
cgccgagcagcagcggacggcTGATCGAGTAGGAAAAGATGGCTTCGTACATCCAAGGGTCAGGCGACCAGAAACACACGTTCAGGGGTTTTTTACGCGCGCGAACCTGCCTCAAGACGGTGTGGCACGCAATATGCAGGAAGTGTCTGAGTTTCTAGGCACCGATCAAGTACCGATTCTCGGCGTAAGTGCGAACCGCCTACAACCAAACCGTTCGCGTAAtctggagctgctgcagcacgacaTCGTTTACTACTGCACGCAAGACCTACTGCACTCAGAGGAGCTCTCCTTTCGCAACATGCACAAGCTGAGCTATGCGCCACCGACGGCTGATCGTATTCATGAGGTTCAGCTGCGATACCCAGTAGAGTCGTTCGTGGTTCCCGAGAACAACAACATGTCATTGGCACGCATGGTAGAGCACCACGAGGAGATGAAAGCACGATTTCGCGAAAACAACGTATCTGCgcggcgcctctcctccAAAGATGTGGCGGTGTGCCATCTGGAGAGCGTCGCAAAGCTGAGGGCAGCCTGCCAACACGATGCTGCAGAACGAGAGCGTGCGGAAAAAGTGCTTCCCACCACGACCTATCTCTGCGAATCTACctcgacggctgctgctgcaacgtcgctgccgctgccaggCGATGTCGCAGGCCTGTTGCGCGCCAGCGAAGAGCAGGACACGGTTACGGCATCGGTAAGCCGTGTGGGGGGCCTTCCTGCGCGATGGAAGGAATGCGGTGACCACAATGCCGAGGCGGGCGCGGCTGACGTGTGCGCTGGCCGGCGCTTCCGCGTGCGGCCGCTCCTCGCAGGCGAGAGGCAGACGAGCCAAGACTCCTTGGAGGATATACTGGAGCGTGCGCGCGATGAGGGGGAGCCGAGGCAGGACGTTGCAGGTAGCATCGGGGACAAAGGCGAAAAGACCGCCaacgcagcgtcgcctccgcaCCGTACACACGCGGGCGTCACTTTGTCGTCTCATACGTTGAGTCCGGTGCCAGACGAGgctccggcaccgccgccgtacCGCGTTGACGCTGTGCTCCTGCAGGAGCGGCCTCTCGAAGCGCTTCCGCTCCCCGCAATGCTCGACCCAGATGCTCACTACGTCACCGCCATTGATGGAACGCTGATCCCGCGAAGCATGATTTCCGTGTCCGTGGAGCAGCTGGCTGTGAGCAAGGACGATGAGCTCGCCCATTTTGCCACCAAGtctggcgctggcgcgtaCGAGGAGCTACTTCTGGCAGACCAAGAGAAGGGCAATGCGGGGGCCGATCTCTTCATGGAGACGAGCGATGCAGCGCATCTTCCTGAGGAAGTGCAGGCACAGCTGATGGAGGCTCGTGGGCGTCTCACtcgctctgcagcgcgcaAGCAGAAGGAACGATTCCTTGCAAAGTATGTGGAGCGGAAGCGAAAGGAGCGATCCATCTACATGCAGGCGGAGGGGTATATGTGCCCGTGGCTAGGGAGGTCTGAGGGTCGGAGCGTAGTGCAGGGTTTCGCTGGCTCCTGCGGCACCGGAAAAGGCGGGGCTGTGATGCGTGATCTCAAGCAGAAAGGGTTCGGTGGTAAGAGCTACTCTGCGCGGACCATGAAGAACAGAGGCCGCGCCACGAAAAAGACCGGGTTTTGGGCCGCATAGGGTGTACACActtgtgcacgtgtgtatgCTTGTGTGCAGTGCCGGTACAGCGCCTTTCTTTCGGCCTCTCTTGCCTAGGTTTTCAGACCATCGGCTGCATCGCCACGGTCGGCTTTTTTCACGGAGCCGAGAAAGAAAGAGTTCAAGGCGGTAAAATACGCGTGTGTATCCCCAGTGCAGTAAGCACCAGCTATGGAAACTATAAGAACGCGAGGAGGGCTGAAAATTTCACGAGGGCTTGCCGTGATAGTCCTTTGTCATCAGAGAAGCGAATATGTCGGCTCAGCGTGCTACCGCTGACTACCGTCTCGAAGCGCGATACCCTCATACGAACGAAGGGCCTCTGCCTCATGTGCACCTCAGTTtccatctccgcctctttttcCTTGTCGCCTTTCGTCTCTGCCACTGCCCCTCGCATGTTCAAACGACTGATCTTCAGCAGACGTGCGTTCGCACCTTTCGGGTTTCTTTCAGAGCACCGAAAGCCCCAAGGCGCACTCAgctgcgccccctcccctccccttttttctcgATCCACCCTATGCGACGCCGCTTTGCGGTCGACACACACTCAACCCCTTCGACGGCATTTGCCATTTTACCTCACAGTGCTTCCGTAGTGGCTCGGCAGCACatcctttctctttctcatTCCTTGTTGCCCAAGAGGACAGCCCGTTAGATGAGCGACGACAGCGTTTATGCACTGAGAGGCACGTCTGCCCTTTATGAGGTCCTCGGTGTCTCGCGGAACGCCACGCAGCGCGAGATTCGCCAGGGCTACTATAGGCTTGCGGTGCTCTACCACCCCGACAAAAACCCAGAAGGGTCGGATGTCTTCAAAGAGGTTTGCTTTGCCCATGGAATTCTCTCTGACCCAGAGCAGCGTGCCTTGTACGACAGCGGCACGCTGCGTGCAGAGCTCGAGTCGAGGGCGCGTGCCTGCTGCCCTTCCATGGACCCAGGTGTGGAGCTGAGCCCAGAGGACCTGCGTGTTTTTGTGGACCGCGTGCGACAGACTCAGGAGGCCAATCGGCAGGTGCAGTCTACCTTTGAGCTGaggcgcgaggaggagatgaagCGAAGGGCAGAGTTTGATGCCAAGAATCCGGCCTTTAAGTCGGAGTAtgagcaggcgcgccgccggcgacaTCATGCCTGCGGAGGCTCCACTTCTGCAGCCCATGCACATGCTTCCGCCACTGTAGACCTATCAAAGACAGTACCACCCAAGGTGCGCACTTCCGCTGAGGTTCTGGCTGAGTtgcagcgggaggaggaagagcgcCTCTATGGAAATCCTGGAATCGGCCCTGCCAACTCAAGCAGCGGCAAAGTAGCGGTGAGCGACGGCCTCTCTACGAAGCATCACATGCTGTCGCACTATCGCGCCGCTCACAGCGAAGCTAGCGGAGCCGAAAGTCTTAGCAGCTTCtacagcggtggcagcgcctcAGCCACcctgcgacgccgccaacTGCAAACCACTAGCTTGCCATTTGTCAGGGCGCACTGCGAGAAGCCTCAATACAGCGAAACGATTAGTGCGACGGTGCAGGCGTATGCAAACTATGACTACCTCACTTTCGTTGAAGGGGGTAGTATGGATCACGGGGAACTGGAGGGGGCGATCATGGCCGATGCCTTGGGCAACTACGACCGACACCACTGATGCTCACCGCACCGCACCTTTTTTTTGAGGGAACAAGAAAGGACAGGCAGGACGTGGGTAAGAGGATCGATAAGCAGttatttttgttttcctctcctttctctcaAACTGTGATGACGGGAGGGCGGCACCTCGGTGCGCGGCATCAAGGCCCAGCAGCACCCACTCGGTGGAGAGGCCTGGCAGTCCCCTTATACATGCCGGCGCCGAGCCACCCTTCATGGTGGCAGGGTCAGGCGCCTACGACGTAGGGGGGCCAGAGCGACTTATCGCTAatgatgtcggcggtgaggtgctggatggcgctgcgttgGGGAGAGATCCGCCACNNNNNNNNNNNNNNNNNNNNNNNNNNNNNNNNNNNNNNNNNNNNNNNNNNNNNNNNNNNNNNNNNNNNNNNNNNNNNNNNNNNNNNNNNNNNNNNNN
This window encodes:
- a CDS encoding chaperone protein DNAj, putative; this encodes MSDDSVYALRGTSALYEVLGVSRNATQREIRQGYYRLAVLYHPDKNPEGSDVFKEVCFAHGILSDPEQRALYDSGTLRAELESRARACCPSMDPGVELSPEDLRVFVDRVRQTQEANRQVQSTFELRREEEMKRRAEFDAKNPAFKSEYEQARRRRHHACGGSTSAAHAHASATVDLSKTVPPKVRTSAEVLAELQREEEERLYGNPGIGPANSSSGKVAVSDGLSTKHHMLSHYRAAHSEASGAESLSSFYSGGSASATLRRRQLQTTSLPFVRAHCEKPQYSETISATVQAYANYDYLTFVEGGSMDHGELEGAIMADALGNYDRHH